The following are from one region of the Streptomyces changanensis genome:
- a CDS encoding alpha/beta hydrolase gives MDPRRLFRTPAPAAALALLLAAGCAGGGAPTAEPVSHAAGPAALSASATAALRPYYAQRPAWRDCGVPDFQCATLKAPLDYARPGDGQVKLAVARTKATGPGKRIGSLLVNPGGPGGSAVDYLQAYAGIGYPAPVRARYDMVAVDPRGVARSAPVRCLDGPAMDAYTQVDQTPDDRRETDRLTAAYKKFAAACAERSARVLPHVSTVEAARDMDIVRAALGDAKLNYVGASYGTFLGATYAELFPERTGRLVLDGAMDPSRTARETNRDQAAGFDTAFRSFAADCVGQADCPLGNASVQDATARMKAFLTALDRKPVPTGEPRRPLGEALATIGVITAMYDEAAWPQLRGALTRAMDGEGAGLLALADSYYEREADGDYSNLMAANAAVNCLDQPSAFTTPAAVAAAVPSFEKASPVFGRGLAWASLGCAYWPVEATGTAHRIRAEGAAPIVVVGTTRDPATPYAWARSLAAQLSSGTLLTYDGDGHTAYGRGSDCVDTAINTYLLRGTPPPPGKRCR, from the coding sequence ATGGATCCCCGCCGACTGTTCCGTACCCCCGCGCCGGCCGCCGCCCTCGCCCTGCTCCTCGCGGCGGGCTGCGCCGGCGGGGGCGCCCCCACGGCCGAGCCGGTGTCGCACGCCGCCGGGCCCGCGGCCCTGTCCGCCTCGGCCACGGCCGCGCTCCGCCCCTACTACGCCCAGCGGCCCGCCTGGCGCGACTGCGGGGTGCCCGACTTCCAGTGCGCCACGCTGAAGGCGCCCCTGGACTACGCCCGCCCCGGCGACGGCCAGGTGAAGCTGGCGGTGGCCCGCACGAAGGCGACCGGCCCGGGCAAGCGGATCGGTTCGCTGCTGGTCAACCCGGGCGGCCCCGGCGGCTCCGCCGTCGACTACCTCCAGGCGTACGCCGGCATCGGCTACCCCGCCCCCGTCCGCGCCCGCTACGACATGGTCGCCGTCGACCCGCGCGGCGTCGCCCGCAGCGCACCCGTCCGCTGCCTCGACGGGCCCGCCATGGACGCCTACACGCAGGTCGACCAGACCCCCGACGACCGGCGCGAGACCGACAGGCTGACCGCCGCGTACAAGAAGTTCGCCGCGGCCTGCGCCGAACGCTCCGCCCGCGTCCTGCCACACGTCTCCACCGTCGAGGCGGCCCGCGACATGGACATCGTCCGGGCCGCGCTCGGCGACGCGAAGCTCAACTACGTCGGCGCCTCGTACGGCACGTTCCTCGGCGCCACCTACGCGGAACTGTTCCCCGAGCGCACCGGCCGCCTCGTCCTCGACGGTGCCATGGACCCCTCCCGCACGGCCCGCGAGACCAACCGCGACCAGGCGGCCGGCTTCGACACCGCGTTCCGCTCCTTCGCCGCCGACTGCGTCGGGCAGGCGGACTGCCCCCTCGGCAACGCCTCCGTGCAGGACGCCACGGCCCGCATGAAGGCGTTCCTCACCGCACTGGACCGCAAGCCCGTGCCGACCGGCGAGCCACGGCGGCCCCTCGGCGAGGCCCTCGCCACGATCGGCGTGATCACCGCCATGTACGACGAGGCCGCCTGGCCCCAGCTCCGCGGGGCGCTCACCCGGGCGATGGACGGCGAAGGCGCCGGCCTGCTCGCCCTCGCCGACAGCTACTACGAGCGCGAGGCCGACGGCGACTACTCCAACCTCATGGCTGCCAACGCCGCGGTCAACTGCCTCGACCAGCCCTCCGCCTTCACCACCCCCGCCGCCGTGGCCGCCGCCGTACCGTCGTTCGAGAAGGCGTCGCCCGTCTTCGGGCGCGGACTGGCGTGGGCGTCCCTGGGCTGCGCGTACTGGCCGGTCGAGGCCACCGGCACCGCGCACCGCATCAGGGCCGAAGGCGCGGCCCCGATCGTCGTCGTCGGCACCACCCGCGACCCGGCCACCCCCTACGCCTGGGCGCGGTCCCTCGCCGCGCAACTCTCCTCCGGCACGCTCCTGACGTACGACGGCGACGGCCACACCGCGTACGGCCGGGGCAGCGACTGCGTCGACACCGCGATCAACACCTACCTCCTGCGGGGCACGCCCCCGCCCCCCGGGAAGCGCTGCCGCTGA